Proteins encoded together in one Campylobacter anatolicus window:
- a CDS encoding fatty acid--CoA ligase: MQYTYQNLYELLTQISQKYSSSVAIFYDKDKIRYSKLKHDVDKAAAYLQAIGVKFGDRVGMCVANSQEFITAYLAITAIGAVAVPMNTFLKSEEIEYIINDSKAQVLIASSSLAKELLDLNRLKDLKKLIWIGKIPQSLRPKNTGAKDEISQYNGGESVYLGDGYLDGMENRYFDLNGVDDRNINFTDMLSHNYPLNIDKQPTINDLVHIIYTSGTTGKPKGAMISYKNIFSNLQGANDRFHVRQKDRFIVFLPMFHSFTLVAMVLLPMFVGASMVLVKSVFPFSNVLKQTLLKRVTIFLGIPAIYIAIGKAKIPWYFRWFNCIRLFISGAAPLAQQTIDDFRVKFPRAKLVEGYGLSECSPIVSANLFEKQKILSVGKPFEDYEVKIVDDEMIELPLGEIGEIIVKGDCVMQGYLGLKSITDETIINGWLKTGDLGRVDSEGFIYIVDRKKDLIISKGINVYPREIEEVLYRLEEIEAAAVIGVKDEHADEEVVAFIQLKDGMSLDEKHVRSYLKQHLANFKLPKSIYFAEELPRNATGKVLKRVLKEQVKGAL, from the coding sequence ATGCAATACACATACCAAAATCTTTATGAACTCTTAACTCAAATATCTCAAAAATATTCAAGTAGCGTCGCCATCTTTTATGATAAAGATAAGATACGTTATTCCAAGCTAAAGCACGATGTAGATAAAGCCGCTGCATATCTGCAAGCTATTGGCGTGAAATTTGGCGATCGCGTTGGTATGTGTGTGGCAAATTCTCAAGAATTTATAACTGCATATCTAGCTATAACCGCTATCGGTGCGGTCGCTGTGCCGATGAATACTTTTTTAAAATCAGAGGAGATTGAGTATATCATAAACGATAGCAAAGCTCAGGTTCTCATCGCTTCAAGTTCGCTCGCAAAGGAGCTTTTAGATTTAAATAGGCTTAAGGATCTTAAAAAGCTCATTTGGATAGGCAAAATACCGCAGAGTTTGCGTCCAAAAAATACTGGTGCTAAAGATGAAATTTCACAATATAATGGTGGCGAGAGTGTCTATTTGGGTGATGGATATTTAGACGGAATGGAAAATAGATATTTTGATCTAAATGGCGTTGATGATAGAAATATAAATTTTACAGATATGCTTTCTCACAACTATCCATTAAATATCGATAAACAGCCAACCATAAACGATTTAGTGCATATTATCTACACATCAGGCACAACTGGCAAACCAAAGGGTGCGATGATAAGCTATAAAAATATATTTTCAAATTTGCAAGGTGCAAATGATAGATTTCACGTTAGACAAAAGGATAGATTCATCGTATTTTTACCGATGTTTCATAGCTTCACACTTGTGGCGATGGTGCTTTTACCGATGTTTGTTGGTGCATCTATGGTGCTCGTAAAGTCAGTCTTTCCATTTTCAAATGTCTTAAAACAGACACTTTTAAAGCGAGTTACGATATTTTTAGGAATCCCAGCCATTTACATTGCTATTGGCAAGGCTAAAATTCCTTGGTATTTTCGCTGGTTTAACTGTATTCGGCTATTTATCAGCGGTGCGGCACCTTTAGCCCAGCAAACTATTGATGATTTTAGAGTTAAATTTCCACGTGCAAAACTAGTTGAAGGCTATGGGTTAAGTGAATGCTCTCCGATCGTATCGGCAAATTTATTTGAAAAGCAGAAAATTTTAAGCGTTGGTAAGCCGTTTGAAGACTATGAAGTAAAGATAGTAGATGATGAAATGATAGAGCTACCACTAGGCGAGATTGGTGAGATTATTGTCAAAGGTGATTGCGTTATGCAGGGGTATTTGGGGTTAAAAAGTATAACTGATGAGACCATTATAAATGGCTGGTTAAAAACAGGCGATCTTGGCAGAGTAGATAGCGAGGGATTTATCTATATCGTGGATCGCAAAAAAGACCTCATCATATCAAAAGGCATAAATGTCTATCCACGTGAGATAGAAGAGGTGCTTTATAGACTAGAAGAGATAGAAGCTGCTGCAGTCATAGGAGTAAAAGATGAACACGCAGATGAAGAGGTAGTGGCGTTTATCCAGCTTAAAGATGGTATGAGTTTAGATGAAAAGCATGTGCGTAGCTATCTAAAGCAGCATCTTGCAAATTTTAAGCTACCAAAGAGTATATATTTTGCCGAAGAATTACCACGAAATGCTACTGGTAAGGTGCTAAAACGTGTGCTTAAAGAGCAGGTTAAGGGTGCGTTGTAG
- a CDS encoding OmpP1/FadL family transporter, whose protein sequence is MNKKVILGLATVCSLLNASGYKVPEQSADSVALLASNVAMSFGADAAYYNPANMMFLDHSGHYVEGTLGWFHIDSVGYKKDDGSVYNSNNFDTLASTFSFVSPEYYENWRFGLALAVPAGVGIGWDDKEAAFSAHRFKLKVIELNPTIAYRVSDNFAIAAGARAVYSKGRVANDYGIVGKRELEGDSIDYGYNVALTYRPIENLSLAATYRSKVDLSIKGDATGTFIDPRANYSGAANVEIPLPAQLVLAAGYKFNDLTLLLAYERTYWSKFKGYDFDYPNATNAQLTNPLFVGFMDKATNRKYQDTSTYRVGLAYEVTDKLRLMLGFTYDEDASYDSYNTSLDLPNTKSRAYSTGLNYQISPNLEIALGYLYQRRDAKRATSVPSGYARSVQTMNGEFDRASIQIVATSIKYKF, encoded by the coding sequence GTGAATAAAAAAGTTATTCTCGGCTTAGCGACAGTATGTTCGCTACTAAATGCGAGTGGATATAAGGTGCCTGAACAAAGTGCTGACTCTGTTGCACTTCTAGCTAGCAATGTGGCGATGAGTTTTGGGGCAGATGCTGCGTATTACAACCCAGCTAATATGATGTTTTTAGACCATAGTGGGCACTATGTTGAGGGGACTTTGGGTTGGTTTCATATAGATAGTGTTGGGTATAAAAAAGATGATGGGAGTGTCTATAATTCAAACAACTTTGACACTCTGGCTTCGACTTTTAGCTTTGTCTCTCCAGAGTATTATGAAAATTGGCGATTTGGTCTCGCTCTTGCTGTTCCCGCTGGTGTTGGTATAGGCTGGGACGATAAAGAAGCAGCATTTAGTGCTCATAGATTTAAGCTAAAAGTTATAGAGCTAAACCCGACTATTGCATACCGCGTAAGCGATAACTTCGCCATTGCCGCTGGTGCAAGAGCTGTTTATAGTAAAGGTAGAGTTGCAAATGACTATGGTATAGTTGGCAAACGTGAACTTGAAGGTGATAGCATAGACTACGGATATAACGTCGCTTTAACATATCGACCGATAGAAAATTTAAGTCTAGCTGCAACTTATCGTTCAAAAGTTGATCTGAGTATAAAAGGTGACGCGACTGGGACGTTTATAGATCCAAGGGCAAACTACAGTGGTGCAGCAAATGTAGAGATACCATTACCGGCTCAACTTGTCCTTGCTGCGGGTTATAAATTTAATGACTTAACGCTACTTTTGGCATATGAGCGAACTTACTGGTCTAAATTTAAAGGATATGACTTTGACTATCCAAACGCTACAAATGCTCAATTAACTAACCCTTTATTTGTAGGATTTATGGATAAAGCAACGAATCGTAAATATCAAGATACTAGCACTTACCGTGTTGGTTTGGCATATGAAGTGACTGATAAACTTCGCTTGATGCTAGGGTTTACATACGATGAAGATGCTTCATACGATTCATATAACACTAGTCTTGATCTGCCAAACACCAAATCACGTGCGTATTCTACTGGTTTAAACTATCAAATTTCACCAAATTTAGAGATAGCACTTGGTTATTTGTATCAAAGAAGAGATGCTAAACGTGCAACCTCTGTGCCAAGTGGATATGCTAGGTCTGTGCAGACTATGAATGGTGAATTTGATCGTGCATCGATACAGATCGTAGCAACAAGCATAAAATATAAATTTTAG
- the nfo gene encoding deoxyribonuclease IV — MKFIGAHVSASGGVENAPLNAANIGANAFALFVKNQRQWSAKPLEAKNIQDFKKNCKAVGIEPKYILPHDSYLINLGHFDDVKREQSFNAFVDEIKRVSQLGLELLNFHPGSHLNEISEKECLDLIAQCMNEAIKCTNGVKLVIENTAGQGSNLGYKFEHLAYLIERVSDKNRVGVCIDTCHAFAAGYDLRPDAYKKTMSEFDRIVGYEFLSAMHLNDSKFDIGCKKDRHESLGKGYLGLGAFECIMRDERINDIPLVLETIDESIWKDEIEILRNFSKGVW; from the coding sequence ATGAAATTTATAGGTGCACACGTAAGTGCAAGTGGTGGTGTGGAGAACGCTCCGTTAAATGCTGCAAATATCGGTGCAAACGCATTTGCACTTTTTGTTAAAAACCAGCGTCAATGGAGTGCAAAACCGCTTGAAGCTAAAAATATACAAGACTTTAAGAAAAACTGTAAAGCCGTCGGTATCGAGCCAAAATATATCTTGCCGCACGATAGTTATCTTATAAATTTAGGGCATTTTGATGATGTAAAAAGAGAGCAGAGTTTTAACGCATTTGTCGATGAGATAAAACGCGTTAGTCAGCTTGGTCTTGAACTTTTAAATTTTCATCCAGGCTCACATCTAAATGAGATAAGCGAAAAAGAGTGTCTAGATTTGATAGCTCAGTGTATGAATGAAGCTATCAAATGTACAAATGGTGTGAAACTTGTGATAGAAAATACTGCAGGACAAGGCTCAAATTTGGGCTATAAATTTGAGCATTTAGCTTATCTGATAGAGCGAGTGAGCGATAAGAATCGTGTTGGCGTTTGTATCGATACTTGCCATGCATTTGCCGCAGGATATGACTTGCGACCTGATGCGTATAAAAAGACGATGAGTGAGTTTGATAGGATAGTTGGGTATGAGTTTTTGAGTGCTATGCATCTAAACGACAGTAAATTTGATATCGGTTGCAAAAAAGATCGCCATGAGAGCCTTGGCAAGGGGTATCTAGGACTTGGAGCGTTTGAGTGCATTATGAGAGATGAACGTATAAATGATATACCCCTTGTGCTTGAGACGATAGATGAGAGTATATGGAAAGACGAGATAGAAATTTTAAGAAATTTTTCAAAAGGAGTATGGTGA
- a CDS encoding EAL domain-containing protein, with protein sequence MDLKKIKFLSFILSVAFTICAFFIYKINRVVDINNDIVNTIVDLRLLNDTINFNMQNSIMTSNYDILNYDLANFDKNLTKLSIMDKDGSIDNLYGNADKINALAKIYDQKRNLVDMSNSINAGISSFILSSEYELKTDPKLKKFQVILLKLKNIRSFNIDIINDIEYDIQNLSANISGTNEINILKKVSYATNSLIALNNIYQQNNALNAGKVIDDIKHVYFKQYQDVLIRFKLMQVLSFVLLCMLIAFIFYQTKKGVALLRDVNMFKTVIDNDHSSIVISNAKNRITYVNKTFERISGYKFYEIVGKNPHILKSYIHSEDFYNGIRNAIANETSWECDNLISRAKDGSYIHEKVKFLPFFYGDKLQGFVSTKLDRTLETNMLNELAIKNDQIKAQSLIDKLTGFGNYFALTERLEQHKDGMLICISIKNFRTLRFFYKTKIIDAMIKSFSNTLKLCVDTSEINAELFRFQDDAFYIWYHGDNIVRDIVYIKEYFNFNEIEIYVDDKVESLPAPKIVIGVSLPNDTIQTNRLMQSVLANQQAYDSNKEIYYYQENDAIEMQYHKNQMITQLIEYALENDRVVVECQGIFDMASREKEAKFYEILVRIIDQSGKIHYPGEFLDVAMRTQLYVQITKKVISHAFNLVERYPDYTFSINLSSSDIADISVRKLLEEKLTLCSKPEHICFEMLESEEMSNYEIINSFIKYVKGYGCKISIDDFGSGYSNYYRILELDIDNIKIDGSIIKKLPYDQNTRVLVETIVNFAKKQGYKIVAEFVSSDEILEQIRKFDIQFAQGFLLGKPKAMNLK encoded by the coding sequence ATGGATCTCAAAAAGATTAAATTTTTATCATTTATACTATCTGTGGCTTTTACTATCTGTGCGTTTTTTATTTATAAGATAAACAGGGTTGTTGATATAAATAATGATATAGTTAACACTATCGTTGATCTAAGACTGCTAAACGACACTATAAATTTTAATATGCAAAATAGTATTATGACGTCAAATTATGATATTTTAAATTATGATTTAGCAAATTTTGATAAAAATTTAACAAAACTTTCCATAATGGACAAAGATGGCTCGATAGATAATCTATATGGAAATGCCGATAAGATAAATGCTTTGGCTAAAATTTATGATCAAAAACGTAATCTTGTTGATATGTCAAACTCTATCAATGCTGGGATATCTTCATTTATATTATCAAGCGAATATGAGCTAAAAACTGACCCAAAGCTGAAAAAATTTCAAGTGATTTTGTTAAAATTAAAAAATATTAGATCTTTTAATATAGATATTATAAACGATATCGAGTACGATATACAAAATTTATCAGCTAATATAAGTGGCACCAATGAGATAAATATACTTAAAAAAGTAAGCTATGCGACTAATTCTTTAATAGCACTTAACAACATATATCAGCAAAATAATGCTTTAAACGCTGGGAAAGTTATCGATGATATTAAGCATGTGTATTTTAAGCAATACCAAGATGTGTTAATTAGATTTAAGCTTATGCAAGTATTGTCATTTGTATTGCTTTGTATGCTTATAGCATTTATATTTTATCAGACCAAAAAAGGCGTAGCGTTATTGCGTGATGTAAATATGTTTAAGACCGTTATAGATAACGATCATAGCTCTATCGTAATATCAAATGCAAAAAACAGGATAACTTACGTAAATAAAACTTTTGAGCGAATATCTGGATATAAATTTTATGAGATCGTAGGTAAAAATCCGCATATTTTAAAATCATATATTCATTCAGAAGATTTTTATAACGGCATACGAAATGCAATAGCAAACGAAACAAGCTGGGAGTGCGATAATCTAATTAGCAGAGCAAAGGACGGCAGTTATATCCACGAAAAAGTAAAATTTTTACCATTTTTTTATGGAGATAAGCTACAAGGATTTGTTTCGACAAAGCTTGATAGGACGCTTGAGACAAATATGCTAAACGAACTAGCTATAAAAAACGATCAGATAAAAGCACAATCGCTTATAGATAAACTAACCGGCTTTGGTAACTACTTTGCTTTGACAGAGAGGCTTGAGCAGCACAAAGACGGAATGCTTATTTGTATAAGTATTAAAAACTTCCGCACATTAAGATTTTTTTATAAGACAAAGATTATTGATGCGATGATAAAGTCATTTTCAAATACTTTAAAACTTTGCGTAGATACATCAGAGATCAATGCTGAGCTTTTTAGATTTCAAGATGATGCATTTTACATATGGTATCACGGAGATAATATCGTGCGTGATATAGTATATATAAAGGAGTATTTTAATTTCAACGAGATAGAAATATATGTCGATGATAAGGTCGAGAGTTTGCCTGCACCAAAGATCGTCATAGGGGTTTCTTTACCTAATGATACGATACAGACAAATAGATTAATGCAATCAGTTTTGGCAAATCAGCAAGCTTATGATAGCAATAAAGAAATTTATTACTATCAAGAAAACGATGCCATTGAAATGCAGTATCACAAAAACCAGATGATAACTCAGCTCATTGAATATGCCTTAGAAAATGATCGCGTTGTAGTCGAATGTCAAGGAATATTTGATATGGCTAGTCGTGAAAAAGAGGCTAAATTTTATGAAATTTTGGTGCGTATCATCGATCAAAGCGGTAAGATACATTATCCTGGGGAATTTCTCGATGTTGCTATGAGAACGCAGCTTTACGTACAGATAACTAAAAAGGTTATATCTCACGCATTTAACTTGGTCGAGCGTTATCCAGACTATACATTTTCTATAAATTTATCTAGCTCAGACATTGCAGACATCTCAGTGCGTAAGCTTTTAGAAGAGAAACTAACGCTTTGCTCTAAGCCAGAACATATATGTTTTGAGATGCTTGAGAGTGAAGAGATGAGTAATTATGAGATTATAAATTCCTTTATCAAATATGTAAAAGGCTATGGATGTAAAATCTCTATTGATGATTTTGGTTCAGGATATTCAAACTATTACCGAATTTTAGAGCTTGATATAGATAATATCAAGATCGATGGCTCAATCATCAAAAAGCTACCATACGATCAAAACACACGCGTTTTAGTCGAAACAATAGTAAATTTTGCTAAAAAGCAAGGTTATAAGATTGTCGCGGAATTTGTTAGTTCAGATGAAATTTTAGAACAGATTAGAAAATTTGATATTCAGTTTGCACAAGGATTTTTACTAGGTAAGCCTAAGGCGATGAATTTAAAATAG
- a CDS encoding cytochrome-c peroxidase, whose product MRALVFLTIFAIATFAVNSSFTPVVAVEYNEQRALIGKKLFFDKRLSKNANYSCETCHSLYWDFSGTNKKLNSTNTLNPPSVLNAALNYIFYSDGHIRDIYDQVEESIRSQKELNSDESKIVAIISSIEEYKILFKKAYDDGVSYKNIVDAFVQFEKAIATVNSPFDRYLLGDENALDSDQKAGYELFNELGCIACHNGKNLGANLMQTLTFSKDILSGIDSEGYFNKSKLRRAQSLRNILRTAPYLNDGSVASLKDALLDISESQLMHKLSDKEIELLYNFLGSLNGEPPRIINGSQKD is encoded by the coding sequence ATGAGAGCACTTGTGTTTTTAACTATTTTTGCTATTGCTACTTTTGCTGTAAATTCGTCATTTACGCCAGTTGTGGCAGTTGAATATAATGAGCAAAGAGCACTTATAGGCAAGAAGTTATTTTTTGATAAACGATTAAGTAAAAATGCGAATTATTCGTGTGAAACTTGTCATAGTCTTTACTGGGATTTTAGCGGAACAAATAAAAAACTTAACAGCACCAACACTTTAAATCCGCCAAGTGTGCTTAATGCGGCTTTAAATTACATATTTTATTCAGATGGACACATAAGAGATATTTACGATCAAGTAGAAGAGTCGATAAGATCGCAAAAAGAGCTAAACTCAGATGAGTCCAAAATCGTCGCTATAATTAGTAGCATAGAAGAGTATAAAATTTTATTTAAAAAAGCTTACGATGATGGAGTAAGCTATAAAAATATCGTTGATGCATTTGTGCAGTTTGAAAAGGCAATAGCTACCGTAAATTCGCCATTTGATAGGTATTTACTCGGTGATGAAAATGCCCTTGATAGTGATCAAAAAGCTGGATATGAGCTATTTAATGAGCTTGGTTGCATCGCTTGTCATAATGGTAAAAATTTGGGTGCTAATCTAATGCAAACTCTAACTTTTTCAAAAGACATTTTATCGGGCATTGATAGCGAAGGATATTTTAACAAAAGCAAACTTCGTCGTGCTCAATCTCTTAGAAATATTTTAAGAACTGCCCCATACTTAAACGACGGTAGTGTGGCTTCATTAAAAGATGCTTTGCTTGATATATCTGAAAGTCAGCTTATGCATAAGCTAAGCGATAAGGAGATTGAGTTGCTTTATAACTTTTTAGGCTCTTTAAATGGTGAACCGCCAAGGATAATCAATGGATCTCAAAAAGATTAA
- a CDS encoding class I SAM-dependent methyltransferase — translation MQWHKSKQNIWDKKADKYQRFDGTTSRFQRDFFKSLDEFGVDFNGKNVIDIGCGTGVYTLNIAQKCNHITGVDSSIGMLEILCKDANKFSIKNYTIQNAAWSEFRQTQTYDIAITTMSPAIQSVADFERFDTLAKVKIYLGWREPRTSDLLEPFFIKFGRRAGDFMVSDSLQMWLEKRGVKFELKYMSEIRKARRSYDEALENICWHLEINGLKFDKKEIANMLKPLCKDGFVDEKINSLMSLLVF, via the coding sequence GTGCAGTGGCATAAAAGTAAGCAAAATATCTGGGATAAAAAGGCAGATAAGTATCAGAGATTTGATGGCACAACGAGCAGATTTCAACGAGATTTTTTTAAAAGTTTAGATGAATTTGGTGTAGATTTTAATGGTAAAAATGTCATAGATATAGGCTGTGGAACAGGTGTTTATACACTAAATATCGCTCAAAAATGCAACCATATCACAGGAGTGGATAGCTCAATCGGTATGCTTGAAATTTTATGTAAAGATGCGAATAAATTTAGTATTAAAAACTATACTATACAAAACGCTGCCTGGAGTGAGTTTAGACAGACACAAACTTATGATATAGCCATAACTACGATGAGCCCAGCGATACAGAGTGTAGCAGATTTTGAGCGATTTGATACTTTGGCAAAAGTTAAAATTTATCTTGGATGGAGAGAGCCACGCACGAGTGATCTGCTTGAGCCATTTTTTATTAAATTTGGCAGACGTGCGGGTGATTTTATGGTATCGGATAGTTTGCAAATGTGGCTGGAAAAAAGGGGTGTGAAATTTGAGCTAAAATATATGAGTGAAATACGTAAAGCCAGACGTAGCTACGATGAAGCACTAGAAAATATCTGTTGGCATTTAGAGATAAATGGCTTAAAATTTGACAAAAAAGAGATTGCTAATATGCTAAAACCACTTTGTAAAGACGGCTTTGTAGATGAGAAAATTAACTCTTTAATGAGCCTTTTGGTATTTTAA
- a CDS encoding Fur family transcriptional regulator — translation MDIQNFLSEHNIRPTTLRVQIVKALNESQIPLSYDEILQSLKANKTTIYRTMELLEEQGLIVRTENNHKSYYEFADGAKAYFICDVCHKITNIEVPILPQAKIVKSAVIKGICEECDHS, via the coding sequence GTGGATATACAAAATTTCTTAAGTGAGCACAATATCAGGCCTACGACGCTTAGAGTCCAGATAGTAAAGGCTCTAAATGAAAGCCAAATCCCACTTAGCTACGATGAAATTTTACAAAGCTTAAAGGCTAACAAAACTACGATATATCGCACGATGGAGCTACTAGAAGAGCAAGGATTGATCGTAAGAACAGAAAATAATCATAAAAGCTATTATGAGTTTGCCGATGGAGCTAAAGCATATTTTATCTGTGATGTGTGCCATAAGATAACAAATATCGAAGTGCCGATATTACCACAAGCAAAGATCGTCAAAAGTGCCGTGATAAAGGGAATTTGTGAAGAGTGCGATCACTCATAA
- a CDS encoding metal ABC transporter solute-binding protein, Zn/Mn family: MRKIFTLLVLGTALAFAKPIVTASILPTKYFIEQIAGNTLEVNVMVGTGADPHTYEPKPKQMKDLEVSKLYFAVGIEFEDTWLERFSKAYKNLKIIKTDDGIEKIAMSDEHDHEHHDHKGDIHHDHDEEGHDHGHHHHHHGGLDPHIWLDPILVKTQAQNIANALIAEFPQNAKIYEQNLVKFNAKLDELDKFIADKLANVKSREFIVYHPSWGYFSKRYNLEQIAIEVEGKEPKPAQIAELIEEAKEHNVKVIFVAPQFSQKSAKLIAAQAGAKVSELDQLPLDWYNEMKKTAEILAQSL, translated from the coding sequence ATGAGAAAGATTTTCACTTTGTTAGTTTTAGGTACAGCATTAGCATTTGCTAAACCTATCGTAACCGCAAGTATTTTGCCTACAAAATATTTCATCGAACAAATCGCTGGTAACACACTCGAAGTTAATGTAATGGTTGGTACCGGTGCAGATCCGCACACATACGAGCCAAAGCCAAAACAGATGAAAGATCTGGAGGTTAGTAAGCTTTATTTTGCCGTTGGTATCGAATTTGAAGATACTTGGTTAGAGCGTTTTAGTAAAGCTTATAAAAATTTAAAGATTATCAAAACTGATGACGGTATCGAAAAGATCGCAATGAGCGATGAGCATGATCACGAGCACCACGATCATAAAGGCGATATACACCACGACCACGATGAAGAAGGGCACGATCACGGACATCATCACCATCATCACGGCGGGCTTGATCCACATATCTGGCTTGATCCTATACTAGTTAAAACTCAAGCACAAAATATCGCAAATGCACTTATAGCCGAGTTTCCTCAAAATGCTAAAATTTACGAGCAAAATTTAGTTAAATTTAATGCAAAGCTTGATGAGCTAGATAAATTTATAGCCGATAAACTAGCAAATGTGAAAAGTCGTGAATTTATCGTATATCACCCATCTTGGGGCTACTTCTCAAAACGATATAACTTAGAACAAATCGCCATCGAAGTAGAGGGTAAAGAGCCTAAACCAGCTCAAATCGCCGAACTCATCGAAGAGGCAAAAGAGCATAACGTAAAAGTTATCTTTGTAGCTCCGCAATTCTCACAAAAATCCGCTAAACTTATCGCAGCTCAAGCTGGAGCAAAAGTTAGTGAGCTTGATCAGTTGCCACTTGATTGGTATAACGAGATGAAAAAAACGGCTGAGATATTAGCCCAAAGTCTTTAA
- a CDS encoding DUF1007 family protein encodes MPMRVLLFLAFSLSAFGCALCSLYSPTAHVNTEFITQNDKIKTIKFTWSFSENFSNLMRQNFDINSDGSMEKNELREIRLNLLNYLVPRHYLTQIEHFYKDENTTKIELNLDHYKLYFDNERLKFDVAFDADIAVRDGEVISIEIYDEGQYFHFKFENEKALKLNDKIYAVPNVNSNIIFYTMADTKTAKEYDKKPRLSDIAKQDRQTQSSHEYSEIDRIDEMKFDSISNASALSLYRLKEILKQNLAEFDGVSFVFLLIISFIYGFLHAAGAGHGKALTAAYFASTGGSYTKAAFFSLKIGFMHVIGAFLFVCIMFFTLSQVSANFTKNATQITTTISAFIIIIICIYLTYNKFKLYHKLAKSSQKSHMNLNSLKFQVALQNTHKSVIFATNHHIKDCTCSACVAIENLSKPKKSYAEWLIAACVALIPCPGTILIFVLAHEVGSYFAGFLSGIFMAFGMSAVIFIAAIFGAKINQNGFSRLNKFKIYAEFMALFVMFIVGIFMIYISTTQVSVF; translated from the coding sequence ATGCCTATGCGTGTCCTTTTGTTCTTGGCTTTTTCGCTTAGTGCATTTGGATGCGCTCTTTGTAGCCTTTATAGCCCAACTGCACACGTAAATACCGAGTTTATCACTCAAAATGACAAGATCAAAACGATAAAGTTTACTTGGAGTTTTTCTGAAAATTTCTCAAATTTAATGAGACAAAATTTTGACATAAACTCCGATGGTTCAATGGAAAAAAATGAGCTTCGCGAGATTAGGTTAAATCTACTTAACTATCTTGTTCCACGCCACTATCTAACGCAAATCGAGCACTTTTACAAAGATGAGAATACGACTAAAATTGAGCTAAATCTCGATCATTATAAGCTCTATTTTGATAACGAAAGGCTAAAATTTGATGTAGCATTTGATGCAGATATAGCCGTGCGAGATGGCGAAGTGATATCGATTGAAATATATGATGAGGGGCAATATTTTCATTTTAAGTTTGAAAACGAAAAGGCTTTAAAGCTAAATGATAAAATTTATGCCGTACCAAATGTAAATTCAAATATTATTTTTTACACGATGGCAGATACAAAAACCGCAAAAGAATACGACAAAAAGCCACGTCTTAGCGACATTGCTAAACAAGATAGACAAACACAATCGTCGCATGAATATTCAGAGATAGACCGCATAGATGAGATGAAATTTGACTCTATTTCAAATGCAAGTGCTTTGTCTTTATATCGTTTAAAAGAAATTTTAAAGCAAAACTTGGCTGAATTTGACGGTGTTTCGTTTGTATTTTTGCTTATCATCTCTTTTATCTACGGCTTTTTACACGCAGCTGGAGCCGGACATGGTAAGGCTTTAACAGCCGCATATTTTGCATCTACTGGTGGTAGCTACACAAAGGCTGCGTTTTTTTCACTTAAGATTGGTTTTATGCATGTTATAGGTGCATTTTTGTTTGTTTGTATTATGTTTTTTACACTCTCGCAAGTAAGTGCAAATTTTACCAAAAATGCTACACAAATAACAACTACAATATCAGCTTTTATCATTATCATCATTTGCATTTATCTAACTTACAATAAATTTAAACTCTATCATAAACTTGCAAAATCGTCGCAAAAATCACATATGAATTTAAATAGTTTAAAATTTCAAGTAGCTTTGCAAAACACTCACAAAAGCGTTATTTTTGCCACTAACCATCATATCAAAGATTGCACTTGCTCTGCTTGTGTGGCTATAGAAAATTTAAGCAAACCTAAAAAAAGCTACGCCGAGTGGCTCATCGCAGCCTGCGTAGCACTCATCCCCTGTCCTGGCACGATACTAATTTTCGTTCTAGCTCACGAGGTTGGAAGCTATTTTGCTGGATTTTTAAGTGGAATTTTTATGGCATTTGGTATGAGTGCGGTGATATTTATCGCAGCAATATTTGGTGCAAAGATTAATCAAAATGGTTTTTCGAGACTAAATAAATTTAAAATTTATGCTGAATTTATGGCATTGTTTGTTATGTTTATAGTTGGCATTTTTATGATATATATTAGCACGACGCAGGTGAGTGTATTTTGA